CCAAGCTGcttcatttctctgtgcctcagtttccccatctgtgaatgGTGATAACAACACCTGCCTACAAAGGTTCGCTGATAGCCAGCCTACAGTTAGGTGCTCAATAGGCAGCTATTATCAGCTCTGAGAGTGAGGACACCAACATTTATCCAttgcccactgtgtgccaggcatggtgttGGCCCGTAATAAGTGCCTATTGTACAGAAACAAATGGAGACGCCCAGACATCCCAGGGAGGGCAAGGGTGGCTCGCGGACGATGAAGAGGTCAGTGAGTACGATTGCAAAGCCACCCATGCCCCCTCACCTGCGCTCACCCTGTCCTTCCTGGTAAGCTGAGCCCCTCCTCACGAGGACGCTCAGAAATGGCCACGGCAGAATGAAAGGCagtcagctcaccccaagcctgTGCTCATCCCCTGCAGATAACATTTCAGGTCAAAGATTGGGATGTGAGTTGCTCCTTATCCCAAAGAGAAGCTTATTTCActccctgctcctcctgccagAGCAGGCTGATGGCAGAGAAGTGGATGAGCTTCAAGAAGTGTTCTCAACCACATTGTGTAAAATGCCATGCCTAGCAGGGGAATGGCAGAAGGTCTCTTGAAAGCTTTTGGCGGTGGGTGGGAAGGGGCCAGGCAACAACCCTAGGCTGTGTCTTCTTTTCCAGGTTACGGCTATATCTACCCTGTCACCAGGCTGGGCAAGTACCTGTGCATGCTCTATGCTCTTTTTGGCATCCCCCTAATGTTCCTGGTCCTCATGGACATGGGCGACATCCTGGCACCCATCTTATCTGCATGTTACAATTGGTTCCGGAAACTCCCTTTCTTCACCTGCAATCCCTCCAAGGGGTGCTCTGAACCACTCTGCCGGAGGACGCCTGCCACCAAGTCTGCGGACAAAGCTGTCCCTCCGATCATCGTCGATGCTGAAGAGCTCCCGGGCCCCACACCTGACAAGTGTGCTTCAGCCCCAAGCGGCAACATGGAGCTGTTTGAGAGATTTCTGGAACGAGAGAAACAGAACACACTGCAAGTGCCCCCGCGGGCCAGGGAGAGGAGCAACTCGTGTCCCGAACTGGTGTCAGGGAGACTCTCAGTCTCTCTCATCAGCAAACTGGATGAGGTTGGGCAGCAGGTGGAGAGGCTGGATGTCCCCTTCCCTGTCATCGCCCTGGTGGTTTTTGCCTACATTTCCTGTGCAGCTGCCATCCTCCGCTTCTGGGAGAAACAGCTGGACTTTGAGGATGCCTTCTATTTCTGCTTTGTCACACTGACCACCATTGGGTTTGGGGATATTGTGTTAGAACACCCTAACTTCTTCCTGTTCTTCTCCATTTATATCATCATTGGGATGGAGATTGTGTGCATCGCTTTCAAGTTGGTGCAAAACAGGCTGATTCACGTCTACAAACAGCTCATGCTATTCTTTGCAAAAGGGAAGTTTTACCGCCTTGTGAAAAAGTGAAGGCTCCATCATCTCTCAAGTGACAGGCACTGGCCAAGATGGTTTTCTCACCTTGTCTTTTAGGGCAATGTGGTTACACTGGTGACACTGCAGCCTGTCTTCTGAGACCTTGAGATTTGGAGACAAATCCTTTATGCTGGCTGAGTTCAGTCTTGAGGCCCTGCAGAAATCGGGCCAATGCCCTTTGTATTaagacattaggaaaaaaattatcaCCATCCTCTAAAGTCCAGTTAATTTCcctgttctcatttttaaaaatgcattttaaattgtatgtatttgtggggtacaatgtgttgttttaatgcatgcatatattgtacaacaATTCACTTAGAGCAGATAGCCTATCCATcatgtaaacatttttctttatggtgATTACAGTCAATATCCTTTTTTCTAGCTATTTGGAAATGTACAATATAATGTAATTAATAGGCAGCCTAGAACATCAGAACTTCTCTCTATCTACATGTAACACTGTACCTGTTAATTtacctttttccctccctcctgctcccttcccttcctggcctctggtaatcattattctactttctactttttgaggacctcttttctctctctctctctcttttttaagattccacatgagtgagattaTATGGTATTTGtcgttctgtgcctggcatacttcacttaacacgatggtctctagttctatccatgttgctgcaaatgacaaaatttcacttttttaaatagctgaatagtattccgttgtgtatatataccaaacttttttttatctattcatcagttgatgggcatttaggttgatacCATCTCCTGGCTATTAGGAATAGTGTGCcaatgaaaatgggagtgcaggtgtcttttcaatataatgatttcctttcctttgggtatatacccagtaatgggattgctgggtcataaggtagatctatctttagttttttgaggaaactccgtactgttttccataatggctgtattaatttaaatttccaccaacaatatatgagggttcccttttctctgcatccttgccagcatttactgttttctgtctttttgataatagccattctaactggagagAGATGATATGTCattggggttttaatttgcatttctctcatgattagctgagcattttttcatgcaccttttggccatttgtatgttttcttttgagaaatgtctgtacaggtcctttgccaatttttcaattgggttttttttgtgcattttttttttttttttttttgctgttgagttgttagtgttccttttatattctggatattagtcccttatcagatgtgtagtttgtaaataatttctccccttctgtaggttgtctcttcattttgttgactgtatcctttgctgtgcagagctttttagtttgatgaagtccatttatctatttttgcttttgttgcctgtgcctttgtagtcttgttcaaaaaagcattgcccagtccaatttcatgtagcatttctcttatgttttcttctagtagttgcATAGTTTCCGGTCTTAAatctaggtctttaatccattttgagttaatttttgtgtatggtagagatatgggtctagtctcaatcttctgcatgtggatatccagttttcccagcatcatttattgaagaggttgtccttgCCCCAacgtatatttttggcacctttgttgaaaatcagttggctgtaaatgtgtgtatttatttctgggctctctattttgttccattggtctatttgtccatttttatgccagtaccatgccgttttggttactatagctttatagtagtatattttgaagtcaggtagtgtgattcctctggctttgttctttttgttcaagatttctttggctatacagggtcttttgtggtttcatccaaattttaaggttttttgtttgtttttttgtttgttttctgtttctatgagtaaTGTCCTTGATACAGATTGtgtgaatctgtagattgctttgggtagtatggacattttgatgatattaattcttccaactcatgaacatgggatattttcccatttattggtgtctttttcaatttcttttactgatattttacagttttcactgtagagatctttcacctccttgtttaaattgacaCCTAGGattttccctcttagaactgcatTTGTTCCATAGTTTCtggtatgttatgttttcattttcatttgtcaggaatattttaatttccttttaaatttcttctttgacccattcattgtctgggagcatgttgtttaattttcacttatttgtacagtttccaatgtTCCTttggttattgatttctagttttattccactgtggccTGAA
Above is a genomic segment from Cynocephalus volans isolate mCynVol1 chromosome 7, mCynVol1.pri, whole genome shotgun sequence containing:
- the KCNK18 gene encoding potassium channel subfamily K member 18 translates to MEASGPLQARRCCPEALGKLFPGLCFLCSLVIYALVGAALFSAIEGGQVLGMADNQEFEEFLEGLCRILTCNRTVVESRKQDLREQLQKVKPQWFSRSSDWSFLGSLFFCCTVFSTVGYGYIYPVTRLGKYLCMLYALFGIPLMFLVLMDMGDILAPILSACYNWFRKLPFFTCNPSKGCSEPLCRRTPATKSADKAVPPIIVDAEELPGPTPDKCASAPSGNMELFERFLEREKQNTLQVPPRARERSNSCPELVSGRLSVSLISKLDEVGQQVERLDVPFPVIALVVFAYISCAAAILRFWEKQLDFEDAFYFCFVTLTTIGFGDIVLEHPNFFLFFSIYIIIGMEIVCIAFKLVQNRLIHVYKQLMLFFAKGKFYRLVKK